A single genomic interval of Mustelus asterias unplaced genomic scaffold, sMusAst1.hap1.1 HAP1_SCAFFOLD_1685, whole genome shotgun sequence harbors:
- the LOC144488591 gene encoding uncharacterized protein LOC144488591, producing the protein MRRSLSTDPPTVRRSLSTDPPTVRRSLSTDPPTVRRSLSTDPPTVRRSLSTDPPTVRCSLSTDPPTVRRSLSTDPPTVRRSLSTDPPTVRRSLSTDTPTVRRSLSTDPPTVRRSLSTDPPTVRRSLSTDPPTVRRSLSTDPPTVQRSLSTDPPTVWRSLSTDPPTVRRSLSTDPPTVRRSLSTDPPTVRRSLSTDPPTVRRSLSTDPPTVRRSLSTDPPTVRRSLSTDPPTVRRSLSTDPPTVRRSLSTDPPTVRRSLSADPPTVRRSLSTDPPTVRRSLSTDPPTVRRSLSADPPTVRRSLSTDPPTVRRSLSTDPPTVRRSLR; encoded by the exons a tgcggcgctccctcagcactgaccctcccacagtgcggcgctccctcagcactgaccctcccacagtgcggcgctccctcagcactgaccctcccacagtgcggcgctccctcagcactgaccctcccacagtgcggcgctccctcagcactgaccctcccacagtgcggtgctccctcagcaccgaccctcccacagtgaggcgctccctcagcactgaccctcccacagtgcggcgctccctcagcactgaccctcccacagtgcggcgctccctcagcactgacactcccacagtgcggcgctccctcagcaccgaccctcccacagtgcggcgctccctcagcaccgaccctcccacagtgcggcgctccctcagcactgaccctcccacagtgcggcgctccctcagcactgaccctcccacagtgcagcgctccctcagcactgaccctcccacagtgtggcgctccctcagcactgaccctcccacagtgcggcgctccctcagcactgaccctcccacagtgcggcgctccctcagcactgaccctcccacagtgcggcgctccctcagcactgaccctcccacagtgcggcgctccctcagcactgaccctcccacagtgcggcgctccctcagcactgaccctcccacagtgcggcgctccctcagcactgaccctcccacagtgcggcgctccctcagcaccgaccctcccacagtgcggcgctccctcagcactgaccctcccacagtgcggcgctccctcagcgctgaccctcccacagtgcggcgctccctcagcactgaccctcccacagtgaggcgctccctcagcactgaccctcccacagtgcggcgctccctcagcgctgaccctcccacagtgcggcgctccctcagcactgaccctcccacagtgcggcgctccctcagcactgaccctcccacagtgcggcgctccctca ggtag